From a single Micromonospora sp. WMMD1102 genomic region:
- a CDS encoding acyl-CoA dehydrogenase family protein translates to MMDFLLSDEQRALGEKVRAFTKERIAPYYQDSDRTGRFRDSLVTELAAAGLFALRVPEEYGGLGLDAVSTGVALEELAAGDLTACWPVLNAALVSGILAANGSAEQRERWLPPIARGDALVAFCMTEPGHGTDAAAVELRAERRGDGWRLSGEKTSIMLGGYATHGMIFARTSEAPRARGVTAFYARLDDRYVARSTLRDLGNRSGGRATLVFDGLPVKPFDAVGGAGLGFAQGMRGFDYSRALIALMCVSVASLSLSDAVSHARHREAFDQPLGRFQGVAFPLAEHATYLHAARLLAYEALWRNDAGLDHRVEANMAKWWAPKVAVEAAHQALLTLGHYGYSEERPLAQRLRDLIGTQLADGTANATKLVVARSMLGREYAP, encoded by the coding sequence ATGATGGATTTTCTACTCAGCGACGAGCAACGCGCGCTCGGCGAGAAGGTGCGGGCGTTCACCAAGGAGCGGATCGCACCGTACTACCAGGACAGCGACCGCACCGGACGGTTCCGCGACTCGCTCGTCACCGAGCTGGCCGCGGCCGGGCTGTTCGCGCTGCGCGTCCCGGAGGAGTACGGCGGGCTCGGGCTGGACGCGGTCAGCACCGGCGTGGCACTGGAGGAGCTGGCCGCCGGTGACCTGACGGCCTGCTGGCCGGTGCTCAACGCCGCCCTGGTCTCCGGCATCCTGGCCGCGAACGGCAGTGCCGAGCAGCGGGAACGCTGGCTGCCGCCGATCGCCCGGGGTGACGCGCTGGTCGCCTTCTGCATGACCGAGCCGGGCCACGGCACCGACGCGGCCGCGGTCGAGTTGCGGGCCGAGCGGCGTGGCGACGGCTGGCGGCTCAGCGGCGAGAAGACCTCGATCATGCTGGGCGGCTACGCCACGCACGGGATGATCTTCGCCCGGACCAGCGAGGCGCCCCGGGCCCGTGGGGTCACCGCCTTCTACGCCCGGCTCGACGACCGCTACGTGGCCCGCTCGACCCTGCGCGACCTCGGTAACCGCTCCGGCGGCCGGGCCACCCTGGTCTTCGACGGCCTGCCGGTGAAGCCGTTCGACGCGGTGGGCGGGGCGGGCCTCGGCTTCGCCCAGGGGATGCGCGGCTTCGACTACTCGCGGGCGCTCATCGCGCTGATGTGTGTCAGCGTGGCCAGCCTGTCGCTGTCGGACGCGGTGTCGCACGCCCGGCACCGGGAGGCGTTCGACCAGCCGCTCGGCCGGTTCCAGGGCGTCGCCTTCCCGCTCGCCGAGCACGCCACCTACCTGCACGCGGCCCGGCTGCTGGCCTACGAGGCGCTGTGGCGCAACGACGCCGGGCTGGACCACCGGGTGGAGGCGAACATGGCGAAGTGGTGGGCGCCGAAGGTGGCCGTCGAGGCGGCGCACCAGGCGCTGCTGACCCTCGGCCACTACGGGTACTCCGAGGAGCGCCCGCTGGCGCAGCGACTGCGCGACCTGATCGGTACCCAGCTCGCCGACGGCACCGCGAACGCCACCAAGCTGGTCGTGGCGCGCTCGATGCTGGGCAGGGAGTACGCGCCATGA
- a CDS encoding aldehyde dehydrogenase family protein has protein sequence MRHYPSLIGGKDVDSDRHVYGITARALLTDTFDGLALKRRLESGQGAPEDDPRVAGRCALADRETSRQALAAAAAAVPEWRATPLRTRLRFGDAIHRRLVETRDEFVEVMVAEGRPRTAAGGEVDGLLDIFSEQTLAWCGELLHREFSHGGKRIVLRRRPDGVVCVAPPQNAPHSNAIYGAASLLAGNAVVVRAPRSLPLGVMYAIREIVAPALDEVGAPPGTVNVVCGPPMFDDWLASPHVDDVIYFGGSAKGLALQNDCVAAGKKPILELAGNDCAVVWRDADLDLAVGALTEAFNASGQICNIPNQVVVHPAIADELLERLRAAAGRVRPGFPDDEGVELTPVLAAEAYFATLHDALERGARLVCGGRRLEVDGSPSETGYFVEPTVLRVDGLVRSREVAAVREETFFPLLPVVVPEAGRDDDALLADVVDFVNGNAYGLRNSFWSTDDAVVDRFLAGVVNGGVIKVNDESHCGFYPYLPSHGGTGLTGGVFGEASYMAVRTTHLQAVSRRGMR, from the coding sequence ATGAGGCACTATCCGTCCCTGATCGGGGGCAAGGACGTCGATTCGGACCGGCACGTCTACGGGATCACCGCCCGGGCGCTGCTCACCGACACCTTCGACGGTCTCGCGCTCAAGCGCCGGCTGGAGTCGGGGCAGGGCGCGCCGGAGGACGACCCCCGGGTCGCCGGCCGCTGCGCCCTGGCCGACCGGGAGACGAGCCGGCAGGCGCTGGCCGCCGCGGCTGCCGCCGTACCGGAGTGGCGGGCCACCCCGCTGCGCACCCGGCTGCGGTTCGGCGACGCGATCCACCGGCGGCTGGTCGAGACCCGTGACGAGTTCGTCGAGGTGATGGTGGCCGAGGGCCGGCCGCGTACGGCGGCCGGCGGCGAGGTCGACGGGCTGCTCGACATCTTCAGCGAGCAGACCCTCGCCTGGTGCGGCGAGCTGCTGCACCGCGAGTTCAGCCACGGCGGCAAGCGGATCGTGTTGCGCCGCCGGCCGGACGGAGTGGTCTGCGTGGCCCCGCCGCAGAACGCGCCGCACTCCAACGCGATATACGGCGCGGCCAGCCTGCTCGCCGGCAACGCGGTGGTGGTACGCGCACCGCGCAGCCTCCCGCTCGGCGTCATGTACGCGATCCGGGAGATCGTCGCGCCCGCCCTGGACGAGGTCGGCGCACCGCCCGGCACGGTGAACGTGGTGTGCGGGCCGCCGATGTTCGACGACTGGCTGGCCAGCCCGCACGTCGACGACGTCATCTACTTCGGCGGCAGCGCCAAGGGGCTGGCGTTGCAGAACGACTGTGTGGCCGCCGGCAAGAAGCCGATCCTGGAACTCGCCGGCAACGACTGCGCGGTGGTCTGGCGGGACGCCGACCTCGACCTGGCGGTCGGGGCGCTGACCGAGGCGTTCAACGCCTCCGGGCAGATCTGCAACATCCCCAACCAGGTGGTGGTGCATCCGGCGATCGCCGACGAGCTGCTGGAGCGGTTGCGGGCCGCCGCCGGGCGGGTCCGGCCCGGATTCCCGGACGACGAGGGCGTGGAGCTGACTCCGGTGCTCGCCGCCGAGGCGTACTTCGCGACGCTGCACGACGCGCTGGAGCGGGGCGCCCGGCTGGTCTGCGGCGGGCGCCGGCTGGAGGTGGACGGATCCCCCTCGGAGACCGGCTACTTCGTGGAGCCGACCGTGCTGCGGGTGGACGGGTTGGTCCGCAGCCGGGAGGTGGCCGCGGTGCGTGAGGAGACCTTCTTCCCGCTGCTGCCGGTGGTGGTGCCGGAAGCGGGGCGCGACGACGACGCGCTGCTGGCCGACGTCGTCGACTTCGTCAACGGCAACGCGTACGGGCTGCGCAACTCGTTCTGGTCGACCGACGACGCGGTGGTGGACCGGTTCCTGGCCGGGGTGGTGAACGGCGGTGTCATCAAGGTCAACGACGAGTCGCACTGCGGGTTCTACCCCTATCTGCCCTCGCACGGCGGCACCGGGCTGACCGGGGGAGTCTTCGGCGAGGCGAGTTACATGGCGGTGCGGACCACCCATCTACAGGCCGTGTCGAGAAGGGGGATGCGATGA
- a CDS encoding SRPBCC family protein, which produces MRTVRVRESIATSPDGAYEALLGLGTDWRVPFRGHAVRWTQRWEPAPDRRTVSFAQVDGDFREFTGRWRISPVDGGCEVSFEASYDVGVPIYDRILDPIVEKVLASYVRSVIVKL; this is translated from the coding sequence ATGAGGACGGTGCGGGTTCGGGAGAGCATCGCGACCAGCCCCGACGGGGCGTACGAGGCGCTGCTGGGGTTGGGCACCGACTGGCGGGTGCCGTTCCGGGGCCACGCTGTCCGGTGGACGCAGCGCTGGGAGCCGGCACCGGACCGGCGTACGGTCAGCTTCGCGCAGGTCGACGGCGACTTCCGCGAGTTCACCGGGCGGTGGCGGATCTCGCCGGTCGACGGCGGCTGCGAGGTGTCGTTCGAGGCCAGCTACGACGTGGGGGTGCCGATCTACGACCGGATTCTCGACCCGATCGTCGAGAAGGTGTTGGCCTCCTACGTTCGTTCCGTCATCGTGAAGCTTTGA
- a CDS encoding hydroxyisourate hydrolase — protein sequence MLDGMCGRPAPGVLLRLEFRDDRGWRPVVSGTTVNDGRLPAMETHEVEYGAHLLTVDASGYFAGLGALAPYRDFAVAIHVRDTATEVRLVVYLSTASFSMYWEHA from the coding sequence GTGCTCGATGGCATGTGCGGTCGCCCGGCCCCCGGTGTTCTGCTGCGGCTCGAGTTCCGCGACGATCGGGGTTGGCGACCGGTGGTCTCCGGGACGACCGTCAACGACGGCCGGCTGCCCGCGATGGAGACACACGAGGTGGAGTACGGCGCACATCTGCTGACCGTCGACGCGTCGGGCTATTTCGCCGGGCTCGGTGCGCTGGCCCCGTACCGCGATTTCGCGGTGGCCATCCATGTGCGCGATACCGCGACCGAGGTGCGCCTGGTGGTGTATCTGAGTACGGCCAGCTTCTCGATGTATTGGGAGCACGCCTAG
- a CDS encoding BTAD domain-containing putative transcriptional regulator, which translates to MDAHITASRQQTVLAMLLLEANQVVPVGRLIDAVWEDAPPATAKGQIQICISTIRRALGQAGLGDRIVTSPAGYLIRVADGELDLRAFNDLLAEGRAAVREHRLEAAASAFRRALSLHQGEPLSGVEGRLVRAAAARLAERRLVAAEEYLELELRLGRHRELVDELMALVTEYPLRERLWHQLMTALYRSGRQADALAAYQSARQASVDDLGLEPSESLRSLERAILTGNADPALAADVAPAEVEESLIPAPRMTPAAVPDFTGHRELVDELCDFLRRPGTRADSDAVPVVTITGRGGVGKTTLAVHLAHALAGDFPDGQLFVQLGGGRGNGDGLAQILDRFLRALNIPGSAVPEGLEARAATFRSRVAGSRVLVVLDDAVDERQVRALLPGASTCGVIVTSRRRLAGVPGSRLVEVGVLDERHAVELLARMVGEERVAAEPTEAQRLVQLCGRLPLALRIAAARLIARPHWTVSQLTSRLADESRRLDELAHGGLDVRTSITFSYEALDHDAQCLLRRLGLLDAQDFQGWVAAPLLGVELTAATDALDILVDARLVDVVGGSGAATRYRLHDLVRVYARERLGADEGAGERLDALNRFLGAWLFLVESGHRALYGGDYTVIHGAASRWELPERLVQELLQDPLSWFESERVAAVAAVGLASRAGIADYCWDLAITMVAFFESRSYLDDWRSTHELALHTAQQAGDRRGEAVMLYSLGALNIVEQRFGDASSRLMLALSMFERIGEAHGRSLALRHLAFLDRVRGDLDSAWRRYQEALSVLRPLGDRAAEAHILTGMASTRLEAGDWERAAEMLEEALRTATAANSTRVHAMVLHRLGELRLDNGDLAQAEEELVKALKLVQEGRDRAGEAHVLHGLGMLRLRQGLHHRAAATLDHGYAIASRNGDRLATARFCLALARLHRAQRQYPSAMEWASQAITLFDQLQASSGRVVAHELLEQIRQEAA; encoded by the coding sequence GTGGATGCCCACATCACCGCGTCCCGCCAGCAGACCGTACTCGCGATGCTCCTCCTGGAGGCCAACCAGGTGGTTCCGGTCGGTCGGCTCATCGACGCGGTCTGGGAGGACGCACCGCCGGCCACGGCCAAGGGTCAGATCCAGATCTGTATCTCGACGATCCGGCGGGCGCTCGGCCAGGCCGGTCTCGGCGACCGGATCGTCACCTCGCCGGCCGGCTACCTGATCCGGGTCGCCGACGGCGAACTGGACCTGCGGGCCTTCAACGACCTGCTCGCCGAGGGGCGGGCCGCGGTCCGGGAGCACCGGCTGGAGGCGGCCGCCTCGGCGTTCCGGCGGGCCCTCTCGCTGCACCAGGGCGAGCCACTGAGCGGTGTGGAGGGTCGGCTGGTGCGGGCGGCGGCGGCCCGGCTCGCCGAACGGCGGCTGGTCGCGGCCGAGGAGTACCTCGAACTGGAGTTGCGGCTCGGCCGGCACCGCGAACTCGTCGACGAGCTGATGGCCCTGGTCACCGAGTACCCGTTGCGGGAGCGGCTGTGGCACCAGCTGATGACCGCGCTCTACCGGTCCGGCCGGCAGGCCGACGCGCTGGCGGCGTACCAGTCGGCCCGCCAGGCGTCGGTGGACGACCTGGGCCTGGAGCCGAGCGAGTCGCTGCGCTCGCTGGAACGCGCCATCCTGACCGGCAACGCCGATCCCGCGCTGGCCGCGGACGTGGCACCGGCGGAGGTCGAGGAGAGCCTGATCCCGGCGCCCCGGATGACGCCGGCGGCGGTGCCGGACTTCACCGGTCATCGCGAACTCGTCGACGAGCTCTGCGACTTCCTGCGAAGACCTGGGACCCGGGCGGACAGCGACGCGGTACCGGTGGTGACGATCACCGGTCGGGGCGGGGTCGGCAAGACCACCCTGGCGGTACACCTCGCGCACGCGCTGGCCGGCGACTTCCCGGACGGGCAGCTCTTCGTCCAGTTGGGTGGCGGGCGGGGCAACGGCGACGGGCTGGCCCAGATCCTGGACCGCTTCCTCCGCGCGTTGAACATCCCGGGCTCGGCCGTACCGGAGGGCCTGGAAGCCCGGGCGGCGACCTTTCGCAGCCGGGTCGCCGGGTCCCGGGTGCTCGTGGTTCTGGACGACGCGGTGGACGAGCGGCAGGTGCGGGCGTTGCTGCCCGGCGCATCGACCTGCGGGGTGATCGTGACCAGCCGGCGCCGGCTGGCCGGCGTCCCGGGCTCCCGGCTGGTCGAGGTCGGGGTGCTCGACGAGCGCCACGCGGTCGAGCTGCTGGCCCGGATGGTCGGCGAGGAGCGGGTCGCCGCCGAGCCGACCGAGGCGCAGCGGCTGGTCCAGCTCTGTGGCCGGCTGCCGCTGGCGCTGCGGATCGCGGCGGCCCGGCTGATCGCCCGTCCGCACTGGACGGTCTCCCAGCTGACCAGCCGACTGGCGGACGAGAGTCGGCGGCTGGACGAGCTGGCCCACGGCGGCCTGGACGTGCGGACCAGCATCACCTTCAGCTACGAGGCCCTGGACCACGACGCGCAGTGCCTGCTGCGCCGGCTCGGTCTCCTCGACGCCCAGGACTTCCAGGGCTGGGTGGCCGCCCCGCTGCTCGGTGTGGAGCTGACGGCCGCGACCGACGCGCTGGACATCCTGGTGGACGCCCGGCTGGTCGACGTCGTCGGTGGTTCCGGCGCCGCCACCCGCTACCGGCTGCACGACCTGGTCCGGGTGTACGCCCGGGAACGGCTCGGCGCCGACGAGGGGGCCGGCGAGCGACTCGACGCGCTGAACCGCTTCCTCGGCGCCTGGCTGTTCCTGGTGGAGTCCGGGCACCGGGCGCTCTACGGCGGCGACTACACCGTGATCCACGGTGCGGCGTCCCGCTGGGAGCTGCCCGAGCGCCTCGTGCAGGAGTTGTTGCAGGACCCGCTGAGCTGGTTCGAGAGCGAGCGGGTGGCGGCGGTCGCGGCGGTCGGCCTGGCATCGCGGGCCGGGATCGCCGACTACTGCTGGGACCTGGCCATCACCATGGTGGCGTTCTTCGAGAGTCGCAGCTATCTCGACGACTGGCGCAGCACGCACGAGTTGGCCCTGCACACTGCGCAACAGGCGGGCGACCGCCGGGGCGAGGCGGTGATGCTCTACTCCCTGGGCGCGCTGAACATCGTCGAGCAGCGGTTCGGCGACGCGTCGTCGCGGCTCATGCTGGCGTTGAGCATGTTCGAGCGGATCGGCGAGGCGCACGGCCGCTCACTCGCGCTGCGGCACCTCGCCTTTCTCGACCGGGTCCGCGGCGACCTGGACAGCGCCTGGCGCCGCTACCAGGAAGCGCTTTCCGTGCTCCGGCCGCTCGGCGACCGGGCGGCGGAGGCGCACATCCTCACCGGGATGGCCAGCACCAGGCTGGAGGCGGGCGACTGGGAGCGGGCCGCGGAGATGCTGGAGGAGGCGCTGCGTACCGCCACCGCCGCGAACAGCACCCGGGTGCACGCGATGGTGCTGCACCGGCTCGGTGAGCTGCGCCTCGACAACGGCGACCTCGCGCAGGCCGAGGAGGAGCTGGTCAAGGCCCTGAAGCTGGTCCAGGAGGGGCGGGACCGGGCCGGCGAGGCGCACGTGCTGCACGGGCTCGGCATGCTCCGGCTGCGCCAGGGCCTGCACCACCGGGCCGCCGCCACCCTCGACCACGGGTACGCGATCGCGTCCCGCAACGGCGACCGGCTGGCGACCGCCCGGTTCTGCCTCGCGCTCGCCCGGCTGCACCGCGCGCAGCGGCAGTACCCGTCGGCGATGGAGTGGGCCTCGCAGGCCATCACGCTCTTCGACCAGCTCCAGGCCTCCTCGGGGCGGGTGGTCGCGCACGAACTGCTCGAACAGATCCGCCAAGAGGCCGCCTGA
- a CDS encoding GDP-mannose 4,6-dehydratase, which yields MSASSRFHRAVVTGGGGFLGSYVCEQLLAAGVEVVAIDNFSTGHWSYIEHLVSDPRFSLVEADVSEGIEVSGPVDLVLHMASPASIPEFYRLPIETMLVGGTGTYHGLRLAHRHGARFVLTSTSEVYGDPLRHPQDEEYWGNVNPIGPRSVYDEAKRYAEALTTAYAKQHGLSVGIARIFNSYGPRMRPDGRVICGFVAQAVDGLPLEIHGDGSQTRSPCYAEDTARGILAIAESEYGLPVNIGNTQEISIKDLALLVCEVAGAPPALKYIEADADDPRQRCPDISRAKRELGWQPRVPLREGLRRTVEAARRERQARDPESPFIPGPGTQREEER from the coding sequence ATGTCAGCAAGCAGCCGATTCCACCGGGCCGTGGTCACCGGAGGTGGTGGCTTTCTCGGCTCATACGTCTGCGAGCAGCTTCTCGCCGCCGGCGTGGAGGTCGTCGCCATCGACAACTTCTCCACCGGACACTGGAGCTACATCGAGCATCTCGTGAGCGATCCCCGTTTCTCGCTGGTCGAGGCGGACGTCAGCGAGGGGATCGAGGTCTCCGGCCCGGTCGACCTGGTGCTGCACATGGCGTCCCCCGCCTCGATCCCCGAGTTCTACCGGTTGCCGATCGAGACCATGCTGGTCGGCGGCACCGGGACGTACCACGGCCTGCGGCTGGCGCACCGGCACGGTGCGCGCTTCGTGCTCACCTCCACCTCCGAGGTGTACGGCGACCCGTTGCGCCACCCGCAGGACGAGGAGTACTGGGGCAACGTCAACCCGATCGGCCCGCGTTCGGTCTACGACGAGGCGAAGCGGTACGCCGAGGCGCTGACCACCGCGTACGCCAAGCAGCACGGGCTGAGCGTCGGCATCGCCCGGATCTTCAACAGCTACGGGCCGAGGATGCGTCCGGACGGCCGGGTGATCTGCGGCTTCGTCGCCCAGGCGGTCGACGGGCTGCCGCTGGAGATCCACGGCGACGGCAGCCAGACCCGCTCGCCCTGCTACGCCGAGGACACCGCGCGCGGCATCCTGGCGATCGCGGAGAGCGAGTACGGGCTGCCGGTGAACATCGGCAACACCCAGGAGATCAGCATCAAGGACCTCGCCCTCCTGGTGTGCGAGGTCGCCGGTGCCCCGCCGGCGCTGAAGTACATCGAGGCGGACGCGGACGACCCCCGGCAGCGCTGCCCCGACATCAGCCGGGCGAAGCGGGAGCTGGGCTGGCAGCCGCGCGTCCCGCTCCGGGAGGGGCTGCGCCGCACGGTGGAGGCGGCACGGCGGGAACGGCAGGCCAGAGATCCGGAGAGCCCGTTCATCCCGGGCCCCGGTACGCAACGCGAGGAGGAGCGATGA
- a CDS encoding UDP-glucose/GDP-mannose dehydrogenase family protein, producing the protein MSVVGCGYLGVTHAAGMAELGHRVIGVDVDAAKIATLAGGRSPFFEPGLDELIARHLANGRLRFTTSYEEAATADVHFICVGTPQLGDGTAADMRYLDAVVETLAPYLVKECLVVGKSTVPAGTAARITSMLRVLAPAGESISVAWNPEFLCEGKAVSDTLHPDRLVLGVPDEQAEKVLREVYAPIIDAGVPVVVADLPTAEVIKTAANSFTATKISFINAIAEFCEASGADVTVVSDALGYDARIGRQFLNSGLGFGGGCLPKDIRAFQARAHELGVGQSLAFLAEVDAVNLRCRERVVEYLRKQCGGAFTGRRIAVLGAAFKGGTDDVRDSPALYVANLISQQEGEVAVYDPQAIENARRAFPNLVYERGVLEAANGADAVAVLTDWPEFGTVDPDVLGEVVRSRNIVDARHALDPARWLRAGWNYIAPGRPALQPALVGTV; encoded by the coding sequence ATCTCCGTAGTGGGCTGCGGCTACCTCGGTGTCACGCACGCGGCCGGCATGGCGGAGTTGGGCCACCGGGTCATCGGCGTCGACGTCGACGCGGCCAAGATCGCCACGCTGGCCGGCGGGCGGTCGCCGTTCTTCGAGCCCGGTCTGGACGAGTTGATCGCCCGGCACCTGGCGAACGGGCGGCTGCGGTTCACCACGTCGTACGAGGAGGCGGCCACCGCCGACGTGCACTTCATCTGCGTCGGCACGCCGCAGCTCGGTGACGGTACCGCCGCCGACATGCGCTACCTGGACGCCGTGGTGGAGACGCTGGCGCCGTACCTGGTGAAGGAGTGCCTGGTCGTCGGCAAGTCCACGGTCCCGGCCGGCACCGCGGCCCGGATCACCTCGATGCTGCGCGTCCTGGCCCCGGCCGGCGAGAGCATCTCGGTGGCCTGGAATCCGGAGTTCCTCTGCGAGGGCAAGGCGGTGTCGGACACGCTGCACCCGGACCGGCTGGTGCTCGGGGTGCCGGACGAGCAGGCCGAGAAGGTGTTGCGCGAGGTGTACGCCCCGATCATCGACGCCGGGGTGCCGGTGGTGGTGGCCGACCTGCCCACCGCCGAGGTGATCAAGACGGCCGCGAACTCGTTCACGGCCACCAAGATCTCGTTCATCAACGCGATCGCCGAGTTCTGCGAGGCGAGCGGTGCCGACGTGACGGTCGTCTCCGACGCGCTCGGCTACGACGCCCGGATCGGCCGCCAGTTCCTCAACTCCGGGCTCGGCTTCGGCGGCGGCTGCCTGCCGAAGGACATCCGGGCGTTCCAGGCCCGCGCGCACGAGCTGGGTGTGGGCCAGTCGCTGGCCTTCCTGGCCGAGGTCGACGCGGTGAACCTGCGCTGCCGGGAGCGGGTGGTGGAGTACCTCCGCAAGCAGTGCGGCGGGGCGTTCACCGGCCGCCGGATAGCGGTACTCGGTGCCGCCTTCAAGGGCGGCACGGACGACGTCCGGGACTCGCCCGCGCTGTACGTCGCGAACCTGATCAGCCAGCAGGAGGGCGAGGTCGCGGTCTACGACCCGCAGGCGATCGAGAACGCCCGGCGGGCCTTCCCGAACCTGGTGTACGAGCGCGGCGTGCTGGAGGCGGCGAACGGTGCCGACGCGGTGGCGGTGCTCACCGACTGGCCGGAGTTCGGCACCGTCGACCCGGACGTGCTCGGCGAGGTGGTCCGGAGCCGGAACATCGTGGACGCCCGGCACGCGCTCGACCCGGCGCGGTGGCTCCGCGCGGGGTGGAACTACATCGCTCCCGGCCGCCCCGCGCTGCAACCGGCGCTTGTCGGCACCGTGTGA
- a CDS encoding pyridoxal phosphate-dependent aminotransferase family protein, whose amino-acid sequence MAQAAGIYPYFTVFEGSDTTVARTSAGDVLMCGSNNYLGLTSDPRVTAAAQAAIEEYGSSRTGSRLLNGNTPLHEELERELADFVGMPAALVFPTGYQANLGAIAALLSRHDVVIIDREAHASVYDGCGLSAAKVRRFAHNDMADLERRLAACPPDAGRLVVVDGVYSMAGDLCPLPETVRLCQKYGARLLVDDAHGLGVLADGRGTAAHFGVTEQVDLVTVTFSKSLASIGGAVLGPVDVIEYLRHHARSLIFSAAAPPASLAAAQAALRILRAEPWRCRQALENASYVHRELAALGYEPLPSETPIVCVPIDGVVPTVFTWRGLLDRGVYVNAVIPPAASPRVRASFTATHTPEQLKRAVAAFAEVRELTPPDWSLADLSLAEHVGQGVR is encoded by the coding sequence GTGGCGCAGGCGGCAGGAATTTACCCATACTTTACCGTCTTCGAGGGCTCGGATACCACGGTTGCCCGGACGTCGGCCGGTGACGTGCTGATGTGTGGCTCCAACAACTACCTCGGACTGACCTCCGATCCACGGGTGACCGCCGCCGCGCAGGCGGCCATCGAGGAGTACGGCTCGTCGCGTACCGGTTCACGACTGCTCAACGGCAACACCCCGCTGCACGAGGAACTGGAGCGGGAGTTGGCCGACTTCGTCGGCATGCCGGCCGCGCTGGTCTTCCCGACCGGCTACCAGGCGAACCTCGGGGCGATCGCGGCACTGCTCTCCCGGCACGACGTCGTCATCATCGACCGCGAGGCGCACGCCTCGGTCTACGACGGTTGCGGCCTCAGCGCGGCAAAGGTGCGCCGGTTCGCCCACAACGACATGGCCGACCTGGAGCGGCGGCTGGCCGCCTGCCCGCCCGACGCCGGCCGGCTGGTCGTGGTCGACGGGGTGTACTCGATGGCCGGCGACCTCTGCCCACTGCCCGAGACGGTGCGGCTCTGCCAGAAGTACGGCGCCCGCCTGCTCGTCGACGACGCACACGGCCTCGGCGTACTGGCCGACGGCCGGGGCACCGCCGCGCACTTCGGCGTGACGGAGCAGGTCGACCTGGTCACCGTGACCTTCAGCAAGTCGCTGGCGTCGATCGGGGGAGCGGTGCTCGGCCCGGTGGACGTGATCGAGTACCTGCGGCACCACGCGCGCAGTCTGATCTTCAGCGCCGCCGCCCCGCCGGCCAGCCTGGCCGCCGCCCAGGCCGCCCTGCGCATCCTGCGGGCCGAGCCGTGGCGGTGCCGGCAGGCGCTGGAGAACGCGTCCTACGTGCACCGTGAGCTGGCCGCCCTGGGCTACGAGCCGCTGCCGAGCGAGACGCCGATCGTCTGCGTACCCATCGACGGGGTCGTCCCGACCGTCTTCACCTGGCGGGGCCTGCTGGACCGGGGCGTCTACGTGAACGCGGTGATTCCTCCGGCGGCGTCGCCCCGGGTCCGGGCCAGCTTCACCGCGACACACACCCCGGAGCAGCTCAAGCGGGCCGTCGCCGCGTTCGCCGAGGTCCGCGAGCTGACGCCGCCGGACTGGTCGCTGGCGGACCTGTCGCTCGCGGAGCACGTCGGGCAGGGCGTCCGGTGA
- a CDS encoding UbiA family prenyltransferase: MSVTQIQPEIRPRDRAVAWARMWRFHFVPLSLSAGLVGMTAPSAGATTTTVVIGLLFCIFGYGVGVVINDWFDRKADAVNAPDRPFVAGLINPHVGLGLTLLLSGSLLVVAVVVAPALAIWSAIAIAGHLVYTWTKGIPMAGNLANGVDMALFTVLGAVAVRPDAGWLDIPATTWYQTALVAVVLAGFCLVGYFKDIDGDRIAGYRTLPVAVGTRVAGRVAVVFPVVAVLGALAAVLANADRGGYPVAASLLLLAAATLAFARSLTSVLRAPEERAYEALLWFTRATTLFTLSLGALHRPTFFLVAAVPMMLYLELTLRATTSSRQA; this comes from the coding sequence ATGAGCGTCACCCAGATCCAGCCCGAGATCCGGCCGCGTGACCGAGCGGTCGCGTGGGCCAGGATGTGGCGGTTCCACTTCGTACCCCTGTCGCTCTCGGCCGGGCTGGTCGGCATGACGGCGCCGTCGGCCGGGGCCACCACCACCACCGTGGTGATCGGGCTGCTCTTCTGCATCTTCGGCTACGGCGTGGGTGTGGTGATCAACGACTGGTTCGACCGCAAGGCCGACGCCGTCAACGCGCCGGACCGGCCGTTCGTCGCCGGGCTGATCAACCCGCACGTCGGGCTCGGCCTGACGCTGCTGCTCTCCGGGTCCCTCCTGGTGGTGGCCGTCGTCGTCGCGCCGGCACTGGCGATCTGGAGTGCCATCGCGATCGCCGGGCACCTGGTCTACACCTGGACCAAGGGCATCCCGATGGCCGGCAACCTGGCCAACGGCGTCGACATGGCGCTGTTCACCGTGCTCGGCGCGGTGGCCGTCCGGCCGGACGCCGGCTGGCTCGACATCCCGGCGACGACCTGGTATCAGACGGCGCTGGTCGCGGTGGTGCTGGCCGGCTTCTGCCTGGTCGGCTACTTCAAGGACATCGACGGGGACCGGATCGCCGGCTACCGCACCCTGCCGGTGGCGGTCGGCACCCGGGTCGCCGGCCGGGTCGCGGTGGTCTTCCCGGTGGTGGCCGTGCTCGGCGCGTTGGCCGCCGTGCTGGCGAACGCGGACCGGGGCGGCTATCCGGTGGCGGCCTCCCTGCTGCTGCTCGCCGCTGCAACCCTGGCCTTCGCCCGCAGCCTGACCTCGGTCCTCCGGGCACCCGAGGAGCGGGCGTACGAGGCGCTGCTCTGGTTCACCCGGGCGACCACGCTCTTCACCCTCTCCCTCGGCGCCCTGCACAGGCCGACGTTCTTCCTGGTCGCAGCCGTGCCGATGATGCTCTACCTGGAGCTGACGCTGCGCGCGACGACCTCCTCCCGGCAGGCCTGA